The Hippocampus zosterae strain Florida chromosome 10, ASM2543408v3, whole genome shotgun sequence genome contains the following window.
TCAGGTGGACATGGAAGGGCAAGATCAAGATCAAGACCAGTGGATGAGATGAACAAGATTTTCAGGTTTCAACTTCCCACTGATATGCCTCAGAGAGGCattcattgaacaaaatatggTTGCAAGGCTAGACGGTATATTCCAATATCTTtgtttgagcacatttttgttATGATAATGCAGTGTGCAGTTGCGCTTAATGCTGTGGCTGGTTAGTGTATTTCAACAACAAATGCACatggcaaaataaatgaatgtgcTATAATGAGACCTATAAGACTCATCAACTCAATCAGCTACTACACTTGTTTCTCATGGGgatgcatcacaaacagaaatgTTGCAGTAAACTTGTCTGAACCAGTTTTGTTACATGTAGTATGACTTGACTTTGGAcaacattaaaatgttttcttaaaAAATATTGAGCGTAATTAATATtagtaaaaaaatactaaaaacatttcatttgttttttttttgtgacaaaaaaggatgaaaaagtAAGTGAGAATGAAAAGTAGATGGAGGGACATTACGCAATGAGGCAACTTGGGTTAATAAGCAACAGGTCACGAACATGACTGGCTGTAAACAGAAACTTTAAGGATTAATTATGGAAAGAGATTTGGAACTgcaaaatgtaaagaaaaaattGCAAAGACTGCATCAACAGAACAGGCATGATTGACTGCATGGCCTCAGAATGCTTGGGGCGATTTTGTCATGCCCTCCAAGAATTTTACTTAAACCTTTACAGATGCTGAGTTTGTATTGGATATCCTTCATTTGAGATTTGTGGACAACCCAACACTGAGATGCccaatatatttcattttgtaCACCAGAATCATGCTCAATTAACCTTTGTCATTTATGCAGATTTATGTTGTTTTATCTTGAGCCTATTGCACTTAACTATTGGTCTAGTTGATCCCCTGATACACCAGTTCTGCCATCCCGTCTCTGATACCCTTGCTGTACTCCAGTGTGGCGCGGTGGATCTTCCACTCATACAAGCCACTCTTGCGAATGTGTCGGAGAAATTTGGGAGCGCCTGGAAACAGCACGTTGTCAGCCAGAATTATAGATCCTTTCCCGAGCAGACCGGAACCTTCCAACATCTGCAACACCATCATATCAACAAATACACATCACATTTGGCAAGAGCAGAACTACATTTGATTATCTTGTCACAGCACATATCACGGGGATCCTCAATAGATTCCATAGCCACAGCTATCTTTATTAGATATTTTTCAATTCACTCGCAATTtagctcatccatccatttaacaTTGCTAATTATGCTCGTAGGTGAAATAAAACTTACAAATAGAGATAGATAAGACAGATTGAAACCTGAACTCTCTTTCAAAACCATGTTATTTAAATGACCATCAATGTATATGATCTGATTGTCCTTCCAATTTAGTATAATACAATGTTACAAGCGTTTTGTAgaatagatttttctttttaactaaGAACAtctttaatagtctcacaatggagataagaaaaaaaagatacagaaCATTGTTACTTTGGGAAGTGTAGTGATCTTGGGCACTTATTCAAGTGCTCACATGACTGGAACTTGGTTATTGGCAAAGGTAAACTGACTAaagtgggaaaataaaatattggaaTCCTGTACTTTTATTACTCGGATGGTTGAACTTTGGAAAATGAGCGTTTACAACACTGTCGGCATTTGTAAAGATAAAATGCTGTCATCCATGACCATCTCAGCAGTTTGAAACggcatcaatttgttgtggtgAGGCTCTTCATTTTATGATTTGTTTTACAGCTACAGTACCTGCAGATCAGCACAGTAGCATTTCTTCCAGTGGTCCATGAATACCAAATCAAGCCTCTCCAAACCAAAGTCAGACCGCAAGCGTGGGATGACTTCATCTGAAGGATTCACAATCAGCTCTACCTGATTGATGAGAAACATAACATGTTTCATAGTTCCAAAAGTCAACATATGAACAGATCCAATTCGAAGTAGTAAAGATGATTGTGTCCCTCTCACTGTGTCGTCGTCAAAGCCGGCCAGGCGGATGATTTTCTCAGCTATGGCAGCGTTCCTCTGGTCCATCTCAACACTGTAGATCCTGGCACCCAGTGGTAGAGCTCGGGCCATACGCACAGTGCTGTAACCACAGTGTGTCCCCAACTCCAGGACTGTTAGAGGACTCTGCTCCATCAGCAGCCTGTCCAGGATCTTCCCTACACACATGTGGATGCAGGTACAAAGcatcaatatattttaaataatattcaTTGAAAAGATGACAATGCCCAGATTTAAAGTTGACCTAGCGATGTCAACTTCCACTACCATCATTACAAAAGATTGCGAGACTGGGTCACTAGATTATTGTGACCAGAGTGTTGTTGAACTGTTCTGCTCACCCTTTTTTGGTCCAATGTTACTAATGTACTCCACCTTGCTGCACCACTCGTCAAAAGTGTCCAAAATGCTGTCAGGGTCCCCGGGTGTGGCGTGGGTGAGAACATATTGGTAGGCTCGCTCCTCACGGCTCAGACCGGTGACACAGTCCTTCCAAAGGCGGACCAGGACCGCTCGGTAGAACAACGCAAAGTAGAAACGGTATCGAATGAGCAGCGTCAGCAGGAGGGGGAGGAAAGCCAACGCAATGGCAGGGAATGCCATTCAGTCAGTCATTTAAGTTCTAAAGAGAAACAATGAagcagcagtaaggaacattgcCTCCCATCGATCTTTGAGGTTGAGTGGATAAGTCAAGATGACTATTACTTCATGCAAAAACTATCTTCATTTAATTATTCAAAATTGCCAATTCTAGATTGTGTTAAAAAGCTAAATAATCACTTCATTGTGATTCCTTCCGGAATTTAATAACAGCGACTGACAAGAGCTTACTGCAAAGCTGCAGGAATATCCCTCACATCTATGAACAGATCCCTAATTGACAAACATCATTATGTTGTGATTTATTATAAGCATCAACTAATCTTATTGTCTGACTCATCCAAACTTGCGAATTAAAATGTGAAGTTTCTGTGCAGAAGGTCGCATAAGGAGATATTCAGACATAATTctgataaaacagaaaaaaaaaagttcacagaCGAGAACGCACCACAAATAAAACGGGCACTCACCGAGTTGCTGGAAAATACTATTTCTAATAACTGGCAGCTGAGACAAATACAGCTCGATGCcagtgtgtatactgtatgtgtgtgtagggTAATTGAAGGTTGAAGACCTGAAGCTATGAATTATTGAAGCATCGcgttcatttgtttttccagtAATAGTTTACTACAGACACTAAAACCGGTAAGGCCAAGGGCATTATCGCCACATATTTTTCATCAGTTTCAGTCTAACATaactaatgtttatttttgtagcattaATACAAGACCAGAGAAACAAGAGTCACGTTTGCCGCAGGAGACAAAGTGAAGGAGACTATCTGCTGTATCAAGTTAACAGCAACAGGTGTGTAGCCGAGTATGTTCGAGTCACGTTTCCCACTTTGCGCCGTCAATATGGAAGGGTTAAGAAAACTGCGATGATTGCAGGCAACCAAACAAATTTATGGAGTATCGTAAATGCAATAAATTAAGTAAGATGATCAGCAAGGtcaaccccaaaaaagcattGCACAGGGTATTAAACGGCTGATACATATTTCAGTTTATTTCTCGTTTGTTGCCTCGTTCAATGACACAATAATCAACTGTTTTCTATgttcatggtaaaaaaaaaaacagcatggtTTAATGAGTGGTTCCTCTTCATTGCATACTTTCTTTGTAATGAGAAAGTTGTTGTATTACTACATGATTATAACAACATCACACCGTTTGACGCCAATTACAACAAATTAGTTTGTGAATGTACACAATTTAGATGTAGGCATTTGTAAAATGACTGCTCAAATGTTtagtgcacaggtgtcaaactccggtcctccaGAGCCGCTTTCTTGCATGTGATTCCATCTTATTtaggatcattatcaggctcctgcagagcttgctgatgacctgatcatctgaatcaggtgagttatagcagggagagatggaaaacgtgCAGGAAAGCGGCCCGCGAGGACGGAGTTTGAAACCTAAGTTTAGAGGGGAATGTAAAAGATTGTAAAACCTGTCAGGGAAACAAGCCCGTCATACACGAGTCAATTATTAACATTTTGCAccataagaataaaaataaaagatatgTCCAGGACCTTAAGCCACTtagcacctttaaaaaaaagatagggGACCATTCATAAAGCAAGTGGTCAGAATGCAGACTCACAGTATCCTTTCACACTTCTTGAGCACAAGTGTTTAAAAGTCTGTGCGGGGGTGATTAACTTGGTTATTTAGAGACTTTTTGTGAACAGGacactttggggaaaaaaagctgctaACTGGTTAAAGACTGAATAGCTACAGCTCAGGGCAAGATTGTTTCAAGAGTCCCCTGATGAACTTCTTCATATCTTTGTCGCCTCGAGTCCAGCGCACCAGGCGAGTTAACACCAGCCTTCCCTCTTCAGCTCGAGCTAGTGCCAAATACCATCCATCCAGGACCCCGTTCACCTTTTTGTCCATGACCTCCTCGCCGAAAACAAGATCATTTTTGTCTGCTGAGTCCAAGCCGGGACACGCACAGGTGGCGCCTTCCTGCAGCCACAGAGCACCGTGGGCCATTGCGCCTCCAATCCCAGCCCTCTCCGCACCTCCCCCTGCCCACCTCAGGATGCGGCTTCGGGCCAAAGGCACCAGCTGAAGGTCTCCTCCCACTGTTGACACACTGCCTAGACGCATCTTGAATGCTGCGAAAGAGACAAGAACGTGTCATTGCGGgcacaccgtaaaacacaacgGCTCATGTGAAGGGGAGGAACAACGATTTTCTTTTCCTTATGGTCTGCTCTCAAGATACATGTCATATTATGCCATTATCTTTTTCCTCACCATATGGACTTAGACAAAAGTTGTCCTTGATGTCAGTTTCTCCCTCAGCTGCCAGACTGCAGGCATCGCAAATGACACTTCCTGGGTATCGAAAAGATGGATTAAACATGTTTGCATTTGCAAGAGTCAGAAGAaaacaaacgacaaaaaaaaccacttcAACCATCACTTAATAATACACGAGGTGCTagacaaaaaaatagaatgtaaagcCTTACTTAACATCAGATACTGACTTATTctaatgtatatttatttatgtaggtGTGGAATTTACACGAAGTAATTTACAACTTTCTGCATACACGTGTAATGAGATACACGAACAAAAAGGTGCAGAATTGATTGCTTTTCTAAAGATACAAGTGCATTTTTATGACATTAAGACCATTATTGCAGTTTTCATCATGGTTGCAGTTTGCAGGGCAGCACGGTAAGTAGCAGTTAGCaaattctgggtttgaatctggccCTCGTGTGTAcagttcctcccacattccagaaacatgcatgttttgaaatTGTAATTGCGTCTTTGTCAAAACATGCCCCGCAATTACATTCAAACCGAAAGGCAAGATAGACTTTCATCAACTTATTTggggtgtgggaggaaactggagtatccGGGAAATTTTACATATCACAGAACTGTGATATGTCTGCACAGTTCACAGACATATGCACAATCTCCACCACTGACCAAGGGCATTGTTTGTCCTCCCGTGTAAAGTTTTCGTAGCAGCACAGACCTTTGAGCGCCTCCTCGTGGGTGATCTCCTCCACGATCCGCGCATCCACCGCCCCACTCGGAGGGATGCAGAGTAGGGTTCCTCGTGGAAAGCGGCTGCAGTTGAACATTTCAGGCCAGGGGAAGCCGAAGGCGCTCATGACGGGGACGCAATGGTCGCGAACGGCCTCGCACAGGCTCCTGCACGGGCTGACGGGCCCGCTGTAGTCTGGGACGCAAACCGGTGCGAACAAGGAGCACAAGAACTTCTTAGTGTCCCTGTGACACAGTTTGGAGACGAGCGGCAGCCAGGCGGCAGACTGCTGCTGGGCCTCCCGCAGGGTGTCGTGGCCCAGCAGGTTGGGCAGCCTCATGTACCGGTAGCCGACGCCGTGGCACAGAGACAGGGTGCTCGGTATGGCCTTGCACACCGAGCGGACCGACGAACTGAAGCCGAGGTGGGCAGGAGCTCGAGCGTCAGACGCCAGAGAAATTCCCAGcgccaaaacaaacaagagcgCTCTCATGGTGGTTGCTTTTGTTCCTCTACCAGTTAAAGGTGAGTTCCACGGCGTTGGAAGCTCTTTCCTGCCTGCTCCCTCCCCTCTCTCGGCGGGCGTAAATAAAGGAGAAGGTGTGGAGGAAACTGGAGGGTAAACAAGAGGACAGACGCCTGTTAAtcatcacccccaccccaaaaggttGGGTGACTGACTACTTTTTGTCTGCAGTCAGGGTGTCTGCACTCTGCAAGCTGCTCAACTGTCGTGATGCattcaagtacagtacagtcaaAAGAGTTATGTGAATATGCCATGAGGAGTTTAAATTATTGATTTATGAGAACTGGACTTGCTTTGCCAAACATTACACGACGTTACAAAGATAATTGCTTTATCTAATTTGGAATGAAGAGTTACTGTATTGTTCCTGGATTTATTGATACAGGATCTTTGTGCATTGGGTGTAATGAAAAGCAGCACGGtgacatttgaattaaaaaaaaatcatccatgcATCAGGTGAGAAAGAGTCTATTTTACTACTGAGTGTGGGCGAGCTGTGGGGTTCATTGTGGACTGGTCGCCACAAAACTGCAAGGCATGAAATAAAAGAGTCAAACGAAATACAGGGAAAATTAAGAATATAaaacacttaattttttttctgttgtgaaaACTGAAAACGAGAACCTTCCAGAGTTTGCAATgtaaatgaatgatttttgtACAACACATTCACACGAAAAGATGGGAAACAAAGCCAATGAATGTCATTAAACAAATTCGTTACCTCAAGACTTTTTGGAGAACAGACCGTCAATACTGCCTTCTCCCCACCACCCAGGAACGGGtcaatacttttttgtttggtcTATGTGTCCCCAAAGATTGGCTCCAAATGAGTTCATGCTGTTCCCCAACGATTCCCGAAGTCAGCTtcgaaaggctccagcacgctcacGACCCTTGTAGGATGagtggatcagataatggatgactGACAGATTGGTTTGTTTGgtatgtttgtttattgaacataaaacatattcagtaataatttgacagaaaataaggtagatgaaaaagtaaaagaaagaaatcagtcttcattcaacacagttatgttcaagggagtaggatgaagtaataAAACTTATCTGACAGATTGTAGACTGTGTTTTGGACATGACCCCTAAATATGTACATTATGTCAATTGGCTGTCATCAGCTGTTAATAGACCATCAGTGCAATAGTTCAGCATGTTCTACTCTGTCATTGTATACtcaccctggaaaaaaaaacctttcatcTTAGTCTGGATAGGCTGCCACGCATGCACCAGCAAGCCTTATCCtgcacttttcctctatttaatttttttcttgggttttattagcccatgaaAACATTCGAACTGAAGTGGGCTATtcgaaaaaatacattcattcattcatcttccaagccgcttgatcctcactagggtcgcggggggtgctggagcctatcccagctgtcttcgggcagtaggcgggggacaccctgaatcggttgccagccaatcgcagggcacacagaaacgaacaactattcgcactcacactcacacctagggacaatttagagtgttcaatcagcctgccacgcatgtttttggaatgtgggaggaaaccggagcacccggagaaaacccacgcaggcccggggagaacatgcaaactccacacagggaggccggagctggaatcgaacccggtacctctgcactgtgatgccgacgtgctaaccactggactacagggccgccctcgaaaaaatacaataaacaggaaatgttgttttcttatactgtgtgtgtgtgtgtgtgtgtgtgtgtgtgtaaactgtGTATATATCTCGCACTCACAACCAAACTTGGTGACAATTTATAATAAAAGAATCAAGCAAACAtatcttatttatttacattgtcaGCATGAACTAAAATGAACACATGAATGTGTAACAAGGTTGGGTTGTCGATTTGTGGAGGAGTGGCACAGTCAATGATTGTGCCACTATTGTGGAAGCGTATACTCTGAATATCTAGCAGCTCCCTTTTGTTTATATTGCTTGTTCTTCTCCTTCCTGGCGTTCCTTGTGTATCTGAAGCGGGGTTTCCAAACAGGGTTCTTCCCTGCTGCATAAATCCCATCCCGAGACACGACTGGGACCCTCCTCAATATCACCTTATCTTGTCCATCTGCAACTTCACAGGTCCAATTGtcagaggaggatgaggaagtggtggaggaggtagaagaggaggatgaagatgagggTGACAGGGAaggggaggatgaggaggaggatgaggacgagGAAGAGATGTGAGTGTTTGAAGAGGGCTGGACTTGCGAGGGTTTGGAGGCAGTGTTCAAGACCTCCTGAATTAAGAGCCTGGAGGTGTGGGGACAatagggggaggaggaggaggaggatgaggatgaggatgaggacgaggacgaggaagagATGTCAGTGTTTGAAGAGGGCTGGGCTTGCGAGGGTGTGGAGGTGGGGTTGGAGGCAGTGCTCGTGACCTCCTGAATTAAGAGCCTGGAGGTGTGGGGACAATCCAGGTCTTGTGTGGTCGACACATCCGTGCCGCAAGTGGTCGACCAAGAGCCTCTTTTGACACCCTGAGAAGACAAAAACCTTCAGAATTAATTGCGTTGCTCCATGTTCTCACTCAAAACAATTTGCAGTATTCCTTGGACTTTGTGAATCAGGGGTACCGTTCAATTTTACAGCAATTTCAATGCTGGCAGGTCGAAAACCCTCGTTTTAAGAAAACCCCTTTTAACGTTTTGGCACATACATCTTTCAAAGGTCCATAGCATCGTGTACCTTAGCAAAAAAGATATTGATCCCAAACTTTCTGCAAGTGTTGATATACAAATCAGAAGTAAATTCTAATAGCAAGTCAGGACATCGTCCACAATTTTAACCTTTTAAAATATGAGGAAGGTCGACATCTCAACAGATGAAATGGGGCACAAATTGTCATTTAACCTCaaccacaatacacacacacaaaactttaCATCTAAAACAATTTTTACAATAAGAGCGTAAATGTCATCATATCATCGGTCTTTTTACCTCATCATTTTCCGTCTCCATGCCGCCAGATTGTGCCAATTTGGAAGGCATGGCACCAATATCAACGGGTACCTAATTTTAGTTTCCGCTTAGAGCGTATTatctgtgtcatttttttcacacattggCGACACCGACGTGCGTCACTTACCTTTGCAAAAAGTCGAGCCTAAACATGACGTCAAAAAGAGCCACGTCCATGTAGTGGATTTCCATTTCAAAGGGACATAGAGACAGAATTTAACGATAATTTGCGCATCGGCGTTGCCGCCATAATGGATGTGGAAAAGCGGTAATGACGATGGTGATGATGTTTCGTCATGCAGTGATTGATAAAACTCAGAATGCAAAAACAATCTTTATCCGTTATATTTGAACGTTGGTGCCTTTGGGAAAATACATACGTGCTATGTACATTTCAAATTCGGGtaattaacaaatgtagcactgtcactttaagagccacactagatcaaagcacgcgggaacatatggagcgcgtgagaatcagaccaggaaGGGAAGTAAGGGTGACTGGCACGTGAAGGAGGGGAggcgctgaactgtgcccactgcttatCTTAACATGTGGTAATATGTACACAGTCACACACGATCCGTTTAAGTCCTCCACGAACTGTGGTACAAAAGACATGTAAATTGGATTCACTGATTTTGCACAGTGTATCTTGTCAATTAAAAAAGTCCATGACTGTTCCGCTTCACAAAAATACTCATCGGAATGTATCGATAGGTTAAGTAGAGATATGTTGTTGGTTACTTGTTGGGATAAACTGGTGGACAGATGGATTATGTTTAATATCAAGTCCCCAGACATTCTTCGCATCGCTTTCTCACCACTGGCTGTCCTAGTCATAAAACAAGCGCTACGATAATTCAACTTCCGGACGTTTATCCAATCAGAGTCATTTATTTTGAGGAACGTCATTCAGCGATAAATGATTGGCTGGTTTAACTTTATCTGCCTGTTTTAAAACACCGTACGCGTTTAAGAGACCGTTGAAGTCACATCAGTGTATAAAGTCAGAGAGCAGTCGTGTTTTTACATTGAGCGAGGAATTAATGATTTAATTATTGGGGTAAGTTGCTTTAATAACAGCAGTTCTTCGCTACGCTAACGATATCTAGCCAGTGAAGTTGGACCGAGGTGTTTATCATTGTCAGCATAAGGTTAAAAGACGACCATTTCTTGTGTATGTTTCCACCCCGACCAAGACAGCCAGTTAAAATATCGCTTCTTCCTTCCCGACAGAATTGAGGGAGGTTATGTCCAGATGGCATTTCTTAATCTGGGCGTTAAGGCTCTACTCAGCTGGGTAAATTGACGCTAACGTGGCTTGCGGTATTTACAGTTTTAGGTTTTGACCTAACCGCCCCCATTCTGTTTTCAGGTCAATAATATTATATTGGCCCATCGAGAAATTAACATCGAAGAGCTACGAGATGGGGAGTTCCTGCTTCGTGTTGTTCACAAACTGTGAGTACATTAGCAGTCCTGTTCATTTTGAACATATAGCTTCTGTTGTTTACTCTTGTTTTCCTACGtttattttcaggaaaaaagaACCAAACCCCCCTTTAATTCAGTCAACTGAGGAACGTTTTAAAGTCATTGCAGAATTTGTGGAGAGTGAGTTTGACATCTGTCAGAGAattttatatctatctatctctctatctctctatctatctcaaAATACTGACGTTCTTTTCAGATTACTGTCAATTGTGGCAGGTAGGTGTGTCACATGACTTGAGGTGTTACCCAACCGTTAGTGTACTGTGCCATAAAAAGTATGCATTGTCCTAAACAATGCaattacagtatacagtactgcATTCGAGGAAGGTGGGAAATCGTATCAATGCCACTCGGATTTATTTaactattcatttatttcattgggacagtgcacataaatgaacacaagaataaacagttgaGTAAAGTCAACTTgaaagggtttttttccccctcccctggGAGTTTGGCACTTGGGCCTCTCAGTTCCAAGGGGCCTTCTTGTGCAGTTTTTATCGGAAAAGTCAGACTTCCCACCTCCATCAAATGCAGCATTACTCACAAATACAGGGCAATTATATGAATTAAtcctgaagtgtttttttttccaagagcaaaatgtaaaattttcaGTTGCACTTATTTACCCGCACACTGTATGTTTTTCATTACTAATATCTGAAACCTATTATTTACCTTGTTGGCCAGACGATTGCAGATTTAGTCCAACCAAAGGTACATCATTATCTTGGGACAACATAAGAAATGGAGTCAACCTGACTGTGGAAATTGCAAAGGTACATGTGGGGAAAGCTGGTTTGCATCCTATTGCACGtaatattttgtattattgCTGTTCTACATATGTAGTTTTTCGTATGTGTTGAATTTAAACTGGCTGCTAAACACTGTTCTGTAACATGCTATGCTTGTATTGTGACTCGCGTGCCATACAAAAGATATTGGGGATATCTGACCTGCTGTGTATATTTTCAGgtgcttttgttgttggtttaccATGACATGATGAGTGAACGCTGCACACTTAAGACCTTAGACTGTGAAGTGGAGGTAAGCAGGCAGAATGATTTTTGCAGTGTTAATGTGTTCGCAGTGGTTATTTTGCCTTGCCCAGCAATTGCCACCCAGTGTTTACACACAAATCGGCAGAGGACTAAAAGTCCAAAGTTGTAAGTGTGCCAGCTCGTGGCATAGTCGGTAGGCCGTTCTCACAGAAGGTGATGTTTTATTCCAACCCGCTACGGGTTCAAATACTCTGTACCCTTCAATCAGAGCTGCTCATGGCAAAATAACCTCTGCCTAATGTGTTCCATTAAATCTGTGCCATCGTAAACACATTTCCGTTCTTTCTTTTCAGAGGGAAATTGCAAATCTGACTATTTCTTTTGTGATGGAGAGTCATGGCAGTGTTTTTCTGAGCAGTGGCCTCGATGCCTACTTGGCAAAGCGATGTGAGTCAATCATCCATTTCTTGCGCGTTAGATCTCATCTGCATTTAGGCTTAATGAAGCACTTTTCATCTGATTTGGTTTATCTCCATCTTTCAGATTTACCTGTGCCTCCAGAAATATTGACGCGAACAGCAAGCACCTCTAGTTCCAGTGCGTCAACAGCCTCGACACTCTCGGATGAAGACTCCCCTGTGTTCCATTGCACaaagaaaatcacatttgtGGATATGCATACTGTGGCATCGTCTTCTGTCAGGTATCATTGACtattatacatccatccattttctgatctgcttatcctcacaagggttgcggggcgtgctggagactatTGGGGATCGCAAAGGCTTGAGTAGGTTCCCCCTTTTGTGCAGTTAAGATCCTACTTCCTGCTCATCAAAAATACTCGTCACAGCATGTTTTTAATGTCACCTCTCCAATTGTAAAACATTCCTTGTCCTAGAAATGTACACGAGCGCATGGCACACAAAACGTTCCTAAGTACAGTTTTTGTAAAAATCGTGTAATAACATGCCATTGTCCACCCGGTTTGCCGTTTTTGGTCGTTAATGAGGCCTTCCTTTGACTTGCATCAAGACAAGTTTAACAGGTCACGACAATTTCGTGGAAGACTCTTCGCGCTCGTAAAGTAGTGATGAGAAGTACTGTGATGAGACTGAAGCTTGTGTGCTCATGCTATTTGTGTTACTAGTACTTAAACTGTTATTGATGTTCCTTAAGAAAATCATTAAAGCTGAGCTGCCATTTATTAAAGGAAATTAGCAATATTTAAAACCAGTGCAGAATTAACTGCATTGCTCTCAAGACTGTTATTCCACTGCTAGCGCTGGcttattttaaatgtctttcaCCCGCTTGGCGTCATGTCGATGAGCCTGGACGTTTTTCCAATGTATCTCAACTAGACAAGAGTTTGTCCAAACTGGTGAACTGTACCAGCAATGAACGGGGTGTTATGTCCAGTGTGTCCACTGTCCTGACTTGAATGATCAGATCACAAATGATGACATATTTCTACTTTTATTTAACAACCGTCCATTACTTATTAATTTTGATCGTTTCGTTTTaactctatttatttatttccacagCAAGTCTCCTCTTCAGGATATAATGAACACACCCAAATTCCAATTGCGGAAGATCCAACGACAGATGATCAAAGAGCAAGATTATAGGGATGGACTGGAGAAGGAGCTTGCCGGCAAGATTAGCCTCATTACACAAAGAGGTGCTGGATTTATCTatggcttattttttttctataaagtGGCTCGATCAGTGCTTCAGTGCAGTCCACGTTTCTgtgcaatcatttcaaaaaacacGAAAAACTGTTGAAGCGATCAGGCCAGACCTTTGTTGCATCGTTTTTGTAATCTGATGTGATCCTGATTTGCGGC
Protein-coding sequences here:
- the sfrp2l gene encoding secreted frizzled-related protein 2-like, translating into MRALLFVLALGISLASDARAPAHLGFSSSVRSVCKAIPSTLSLCHGVGYRYMRLPNLLGHDTLREAQQQSAAWLPLVSKLCHRDTKKFLCSLFAPVCVPDYSGPVSPCRSLCEAVRDHCVPVMSAFGFPWPEMFNCSRFPRGTLLCIPPSGAVDARIVEEITHEEALKGSVICDACSLAAEGETDIKDNFCLSPYAFKMRLGSVSTVGGDLQLVPLARSRILRWAGGGAERAGIGGAMAHGALWLQEGATCACPGLDSADKNDLVFGEEVMDKKVNGVLDGWYLALARAEEGRLVLTRLVRWTRGDKDMKKFIRGLLKQSCPEL
- the tomt gene encoding transmembrane O-methyltransferase homolog isoform X2, whose protein sequence is MAFPAIALAFLPLLLTLLIRYRFYFALFYRAVLVRLWKDCVTGLSREERAYQYVLTHATPGDPDSILDTFDEWCSKVEYISNIGPKKGKILDRLLMEQSPLTVLELGTHCGYSTVRMARALPLGARIYSVEMDQRNAAIAEKIIRLAGFDDDTVELIVNPSDEVIPRLRSDFGLERLDLVFMDHWKKCYCADLQMLEGSGLLGKGSIILADNVLFPGAPKFLRHIRKSGLYEWKIHRATLEYSKGIRDGMAELVYQGIN
- the tomt gene encoding transmembrane O-methyltransferase homolog isoform X1, with amino-acid sequence MAFPAIALAFLPLLLTLLIRYRFYFALFYRAVLVRLWKDCVTGLSREERAYQYVLTHATPGDPDSILDTFDEWCSKVEYISNIGPKKGKILDRLLMEQSPLTVLELGTHCGYSTVRMARALPLGARIYSVEMDQRNAAIAEKIIRLAGFDDDTVRGTQSSLLLRIGSVHMLTFGTMKHVMFLINQVELIVNPSDEVIPRLRSDFGLERLDLVFMDHWKKCYCADLQMLEGSGLLGKGSIILADNVLFPGAPKFLRHIRKSGLYEWKIHRATLEYSKGIRDGMAELVYQGIN
- the LOC127608536 gene encoding putative protein TPRXL gives rise to the protein MPSKLAQSGGMETENDEGVKRGSWSTTCGTDVSTTQDLDCPHTSRLLIQEVLNTASKPSQVQPSSNTHISSSSSSSSSSSPSLSPSSSSSSSTSSTTSSSSSDNWTCEVADGQDKVILRRVPVVSRDGIYAAGKNPVWKPRFRYTRNARKEKNKQYKQKGAARYSEYTLPQ